AAAGTCAGGTTGCTTAACGTAAGAAAAGTAGATCTGATTCTGCAAGATGGGAACGGTATCGAACTTCATCGCAAATCGTATTACTTCGGGTCGAAGGGCACGAACTTAACGCCAGATGAATCGAAGGAGTTTACTATGAGTTACTGGGTGCCCACCGGCTTTCTCCGCGATGTGCGTAAGCTATCAGCAGGTCTTGCTTATGAGTTTAAAGTTCAAGAGGAGAAGCAATAAGAACAAGAGCTCATGGTCATCGACGGTTCCTCGTTGCGTTCGTTTCTGCTGAGAATGTTCAGTCTCTATCTTCGCTTAATTTTGCGGCATTGTCGGTGTTAATGATCAAACAATTTGACACAAAGTGTTTCCTCCTAACGTAACGAGCAGGCCGGACTTGATCATTCACTAGGCGTCAGATGAAGTGAGTCTAGGCGGCTTCTGTGATATCTCACAGCTGTCGCAAGAATGTCGCAACTTTTTCTCATGTTATCAGACATCCCTTTCTTTTTGACATCAATAACTTAGACCCTGAAATGGCTTGCTTGGGGTGCGAGTGGTCGCCCGTTCAAATCGGGTCGCCCCGACCATATTTTTTAAGCTATGCTGACGCCTTCTTGCGGGCTAAGCCGCCTTACGATTCTTTAGATTCTTTCGGTGAGCTTCGAGAAATCGGCAATCATCAATGCCATGTCCCATATCTCTTTCAAAAGGGCAAGTCTGTTCAATCTGACTTCTTCCCTCTTGTCCATGACAAGGACAGCTTCAAAGAAACTGTTGACAGGCCCCGTCAGAGCCGAAAGGGCTTTCAGCGCGTCTTCGTATTTCCTCTCCCTTATTATGCCCTCGATCGCGGCCCTGGTCTTTGTTACCTCATGGTGCAGGGTTCCTTCCTCGGGCTCTGTGAAGAGTTCTTCCCTGACCCCGGGGATAGGGAGGTCCGGTATGATGTTGTTGATGCGCTTTACGGCAAGGAGGAAACTGTTGTATGCTGCCTCCCCCGTAAACTTCGTTATGGTGACGAGCCTTTCCTTGATTTCAGAAAGGGGAAGATCACCGACGAGGTGAAGGACGGACTGGATGATGTCCGTGCGATAATCCTGTGAAGCATAGAGTGCCTCGATCCTCTGAAGGAAGAACTTGAGCACCTCATCGGACAGGGAAGGCCTTTTCTCCTTTACACCCTCTTCCGCCCTTCTGAAGAGTTCCTTCAGAGTTATCGGGTATCCCTTCTCACTCAGAATGGCGATGACTGCCAATGCCTGTCTCCGTAAAGCAAAGGGATCTTCGGAACCGGTCGGGATAAGCCCAATCGCAAAAAATGAAACAACATTGTCTGTCTTATCCGCAAGGCTCACCACAGAGCCTTCATCCGTCTCAGGAAGCCCGTCGCCAGAATGTGCTGGCAGATACTGCTCCACAATCGCATCGGCGACAACCTTTCCTTCTCCGTCATGGAGTGCATAGTATTTGCCCATCAGTCCCTGGAGTTCAGGGAATTCACCCACGACACCGGTAATGAGATCAGTCTTGCTCAGCCACGCTGCCCTTTCGATCTTGGCCCTCTTCTCCGGGAAAAAGAGCCCTGAGAGGGATGATGCGAGTCTGACAATCTTCTCGGTCTTCTCGTAGAGGCTTCCGATCCTGTCATGGAAGGTTACCCGTTTAAGGTCCTCTATCCTGGCGCCGAGTGAGGTCTTCAGGTCGTCCTCATAATAGAACCGCGCGTCCTCGAATCTCGCTTTAATGACACGCTCTGACCCGGCCTGTATCGTCCCTGCGTTCTCCTCCTTGGTATTGCTGATAACAATAAAATGATTCCTGAGCCTTCCCCGCTCGTCTTCGATAGCAAAGAATTTCTGGTGGTCCCTCATGACCGTAATAAGCAATTCCTTCGGAAGGCTGAGGTAATCCGCCGGGAATTTGCAGAGGAAAGGCACCGGATACTCTGTAAGATAGGTCACGGTGTCGAGGAGAGCCTCATCCATGACCGGCATTCCTCCCACCGAGGCTGCAAGCCTCGTTATCCCCTCCGTGATAATCCTTCTCCTCGTCTCCTGATCGACGATCACATAGCTGTTCTCCATAAGGTGAACGTACGTCGATATCTCCTTCACAACAAAGGAACCCGGGGAGAGGAAGCGGTGGCCCTTTGTTATGTTTGCGCTCCGTATGCCGTCGATCTCGAAATGGATCGTCTCTCCGCCGAAGATCGTCAGTATCCAGTGAATGGGCCTGACGAACCTTAGGTTGCCGTCACCCCATCTCATCGATTTCGGAAAGGTCAGCGAAAGGATGACCTTCCGAAGGATCTCAGCCATGACGTCCCTGACAGCAACACCCTTCTGTTCGATAACGGCAACGAGGTATTCTCCCTTGTCCTTGACCCTTGTCACAAGGCTCGCCACTTCAACCCCCTGAGAAGCAGCAAAACCGACGGCGGCTTTCGTCGGCTTGCCGTCAGTGTCAAAGGCAGCCTTCCTGGGTGGGCCATAGACCTCTCTCGTCCTGTCCTTCTGCATCGCGGGGACGCCTTTGACGAGAAGGGTGAGCCGCCTTGGTGTTGCGAGGGTACGAATATCGGCGAAATCTATCGAATATTCATTGAAAGCAGCAATGGTCTTCTCTTTGAGCATGACCAAAGCGCCGGGGATAAACCGTGCCGGTATCTCCTCGGTTCCTATCTCCAGGAGAAGATCGTTCTTCAAGTCCTGCTCCTGAGAAGGGGGAACTCCATCTCTTCTCTCTGCCGGTAGTATGCCTCTGCGCAGAGCTTTGCGATCCCCCGAACGCGGGCGATATACCCTGTCCTCTCCGTCACAGAAAAGGCCCCTCTCGCGTCGAGGAGATTGAAGGTGTGGGAACATTTGAGACAGAACTCATAGGAGGGGAGGACAAGCCCAAGGCTGTTGAGCCTTCTCGCCTCCCTCTCGTATGCCTCAAACTGTTTCATGAGGAGATCGGTGTCCGCATAGTCGAAGTTGAACTTCGAAAACTCGACCTCACCGACGTAATGGACATCCCCGTACTTTATGCCGCCGCCCCAGTCGAGCTTGAAGACGTTGTCCACCTCCTGGAGATACATGGCGATCCTTTCGAGTCCGTAGGTGATCTCAAGAGATACAGGCTTCAGATCGATTCCTCCCACCTGTTGAAAATAGGTGAATTGCGTTATCTCCATCCCGTCAAGCCAGACTTCCCACCCCAGTCCCCAGGCGCCGAGCGTCGGTGATTCCCAGTCATCCTCTACAAATCTGATGTCGTGCTTCAGGGAATCTATGCCCAGGTAACCGAGGCTTTCGAGGTAGAGTTCCTGGCTCTCAACCGGAGAAGGTTTCAGGATAACCTGAAATTGGTAATAATGCTGTAGTCTGTTCGGGTTCTCACCGTACCTGCCGTCAGTCGGCCTCCTGGACGGTTCAACATAGGCGACCTTCCAGGGCTCGGGTCCTATGACCCGGAAAAAGGTGGCCGGGTGGAACGTGCCGGCCCCTACCTCGGTATCGTAGGGCTGGAGGAGGACGCAGCCTTTCTTCGCCCAGAATTCATGGAGTTTCAATATGACGCTTTGAAAGTTCATAATAGCATGAAATCATAATGGAAAGATTTGGCTTTTGTCAAATTATGGTATAATTTTTGCGATGGCTGATAAGCGCTTCATGAAGGGCAATGAAGTGATAGCCGAAGCCGCTATCCAGGCAGGTTGCCGCTTCTATGCAGGATATCCGATAACCCCCCAGAACGAGATCCCTGAGTATCTGTCGAAGAGGATGGAGGACGTCGGCGGCGTTTTTATCCAGGCAGAGAGTGAAGTGGCGGCAATCAATATGGTTTACGGCGCAGCTGCCTGCGGCACCAGGGCGATGACCTCTTCGAGCAGCCCCGGCATAAGCCTGAAGCAGGAGGGGATCTCATATCTTGCAGGAGCTGAGCTCCCTGCTGTCATTGTAAACATGCAGAGGGGCGGCCCCGGTCTCGGCAACATTTCGGGGAGTCAGGCAGACTACTTTCAGTCGGTGAAAGGCGGCGGCCATGGCGACTACCGGCTCCTTGTCTATGCGCCTTACAATCTTCAGGAGCTTTGGGAGCTCACGATGCTCTCCTTTGATAAGGCCGACGAGTACAGGAATCCCGTCATGATCCTTGCTGACGGAATCCTGGGCCAGATGATGGAACCCTTTTCCCCGACACCCTACGTAAAGCCCGATCTCCCTGAGAAGACGTGGGCCTTGACGGGATGCAGAGGGAGAGAACCGAACGTCGTCAAGTCCCTTTACATGGGTGACGGAGAATTGGAATACCGGAACACCATTCTTCAGAAAAAGTTCGGCCGGATGAAGGACAAGGAAATACGGTACGAAGCAACAGCCACCGATGATGCCGAATTGATTGTCGTCGCCTTCGGCATTGCGGCGAGGATCGCCCTTTCTGCCGTGCGAAAAGCGAGAACCGACGGCCTGAAGGTGGGCCTCTTCAGGCCTATTACGCTCTTTCCCTTTCCCGAGAAAGAACTCCATGGTTTTGCAGGGGAAAAGAGAAGATTCCTCGTTGTCGAATTAAATGCCGGCCAGATGGTTGAAGATGTCAGACTCTCGGTCAACGGCAGATCAGAGGTCCACTTCTACGGGCGGCCGGGCGGCGCCATCGTCACACCCGAAGAAGTTCAGGAGCAGATTCAGAAGTTACAGGAATAACCCATCGTATATCCATAATCCATCTCGCCGGGACCAAAGCACTGGAATTACGTGCAGAGATCAGGACTTCACCTAACAGACACCGTATCACTGCCTATGAATTCGATTCGAAACGAGGACTATTCAGGATTGGCTATCTGAGAACACATCCTTCCTCTAGCCGTTATTTTCGTAACCTGTTAAGATAATTCATGTTACCACTGATAATCGAGACCGGATATTCCTCAGTTAAAAAATAATGAGGTGTCCAAAGTGTAACTTTGATCAGTCCGACGGCGGAACTGAATGCGCAAAATGCGGAATCGTGTTTGCGAAGTATCTGGCAATACAAAATCACGCATCTGATATATCTACGATTATTCTCCATCCCGGCTCCTCTGGGGAAGCACATGACAAGTCAAATAGACTAAGAGCATATCTTGGAAATGTGTTTTTTCACGCCGACGCCGAGATCAATGTATTTTACTTGATCGGAAGAGCACTTGTGCTGCTGCTAATTATTGTCTGGGGCCTGAAGTATATTTTTTCTTCTTTAGAGAGCAATTAT
Above is a window of Thermodesulfovibrionales bacterium DNA encoding:
- the glyS gene encoding glycine--tRNA ligase subunit beta; the encoded protein is MKNDLLLEIGTEEIPARFIPGALVMLKEKTIAAFNEYSIDFADIRTLATPRRLTLLVKGVPAMQKDRTREVYGPPRKAAFDTDGKPTKAAVGFAASQGVEVASLVTRVKDKGEYLVAVIEQKGVAVRDVMAEILRKVILSLTFPKSMRWGDGNLRFVRPIHWILTIFGGETIHFEIDGIRSANITKGHRFLSPGSFVVKEISTYVHLMENSYVIVDQETRRRIITEGITRLAASVGGMPVMDEALLDTVTYLTEYPVPFLCKFPADYLSLPKELLITVMRDHQKFFAIEDERGRLRNHFIVISNTKEENAGTIQAGSERVIKARFEDARFYYEDDLKTSLGARIEDLKRVTFHDRIGSLYEKTEKIVRLASSLSGLFFPEKRAKIERAAWLSKTDLITGVVGEFPELQGLMGKYYALHDGEGKVVADAIVEQYLPAHSGDGLPETDEGSVVSLADKTDNVVSFFAIGLIPTGSEDPFALRRQALAVIAILSEKGYPITLKELFRRAEEGVKEKRPSLSDEVLKFFLQRIEALYASQDYRTDIIQSVLHLVGDLPLSEIKERLVTITKFTGEAAYNSFLLAVKRINNIIPDLPIPGVREELFTEPEEGTLHHEVTKTRAAIEGIIRERKYEDALKALSALTGPVNSFFEAVLVMDKREEVRLNRLALLKEIWDMALMIADFSKLTERI
- the glyQ gene encoding glycine--tRNA ligase subunit alpha; this translates as MNFQSVILKLHEFWAKKGCVLLQPYDTEVGAGTFHPATFFRVIGPEPWKVAYVEPSRRPTDGRYGENPNRLQHYYQFQVILKPSPVESQELYLESLGYLGIDSLKHDIRFVEDDWESPTLGAWGLGWEVWLDGMEITQFTYFQQVGGIDLKPVSLEITYGLERIAMYLQEVDNVFKLDWGGGIKYGDVHYVGEVEFSKFNFDYADTDLLMKQFEAYEREARRLNSLGLVLPSYEFCLKCSHTFNLLDARGAFSVTERTGYIARVRGIAKLCAEAYYRQREEMEFPLLRSRT
- a CDS encoding 3-methyl-2-oxobutanoate dehydrogenase subunit VorB produces the protein MADKRFMKGNEVIAEAAIQAGCRFYAGYPITPQNEIPEYLSKRMEDVGGVFIQAESEVAAINMVYGAAACGTRAMTSSSSPGISLKQEGISYLAGAELPAVIVNMQRGGPGLGNISGSQADYFQSVKGGGHGDYRLLVYAPYNLQELWELTMLSFDKADEYRNPVMILADGILGQMMEPFSPTPYVKPDLPEKTWALTGCRGREPNVVKSLYMGDGELEYRNTILQKKFGRMKDKEIRYEATATDDAELIVVAFGIAARIALSAVRKARTDGLKVGLFRPITLFPFPEKELHGFAGEKRRFLVVELNAGQMVEDVRLSVNGRSEVHFYGRPGGAIVTPEEVQEQIQKLQE